In Euphorbia lathyris chromosome 9, ddEupLath1.1, whole genome shotgun sequence, the following are encoded in one genomic region:
- the LOC136205254 gene encoding microtubule-associated protein 70-5 yields MVGYEEQLLGGGGEDLSLSQPDPLVLELNRLQNTLKDKERELGAALAEIKALRTTEASKDKAIEELENEVSKFDKKLTVTENLLEHKNLEIKKLANEKKDALVAQYAAESTLRRVYANQKDDCSLPIESFIAPLEAEIKMYKNEIAALQEDKKAMERLTKSKESALLEAERILQSALERALIVEEVQNQNYELKRQIEICLEENKLLEKTNRQKVLEVEKLSHTIQELEEAILAGGAAANTIRDYRRQISELKEEKRFLERELAKAKVSANRVATVIANEWKDENDKVMPIKKWLEERRLLQAEMQRLRDKLAVSERTAKAEAQLKEKFKLRLNTLEEGIKHVSSLSLNPGASGVSPKPAKTSNILGFLTNNGGLRKRSSSQPRASTVSRSTPLQQPNADNEKPDVAVAFKRADSFKKKYGSGDNKLRNSLWVSRSKIIDSTGKENTDLKVNTDANTEKHKFQDSAISAEMKNKDSGNDNLHINTEGEDVVSGFLYDRLQKEVLHLRKYCEAKDSNLDAKDQEIQMLIKKVNTLAKAVEVESKKVKREMVAREKEATVSTKPDSNKTFGSMNSSKR; encoded by the exons atggTGGGTTATGAAGAACAGCTTcttggaggaggaggagaagaccTTTCCCTTTCTCAACCTGACCCTCTTGTTTTGGAACTCAACCGTCTCCAAAACACTCTCAAAG ATAAAGAAAGAGAGTTGGGGGCAGCTCTAGCAGAAATCAAAGCTTTAAGAACAACAGAAGCTTCAAAGGATAAAGCTATTGAAGAG CTCGAGAATGAAGTTAGTAAATTTGACAAGAAACTTACAGTTACTGAAAATCTTTTAGAGCATAAG AATCTTGAAATCAAGAAACTTGCAAATGAAAAGAAAGACGCATTAGTTGCACAATATGCTGCAGAATCAACTCTCAGAAGGGTCTACGCTAATCAAAAGGATGATTGTTCCCTCCCTATCGAGTCGTTCATTGCTCCTCTCGAGGCTGAAATTAAAATGTACAAAAATGAG ATTGCAGCATTACAGGAGGACAAGAAGGCAATGGAACGTCTAACCAAGTCGAAAGAGTCAGCTCTGCTCGAAGCAGAGCGAATCCTGCAGAGTGCTCTAGAAAGGGCTTTAATAGTTGAGGAAGTTCAAAACCAAAATTATGAGTTGAAGAGACAGATAGAAATCTGCCTGGAAGAGAACAAACTTCTGGAGAAAACGAATCGCCAAAAGGTTTTGGAAGTCGAAAAGCTTAGCCATACCATTCAAGAGCTTGAAGAGGCCATTCTAGCTGGTGGAGCTGCAGCCAACACTATCCGAGACTATAGGAGACAAATTTCTGAGCTAAAA GAGGAGAAAAGGTTTCTGGAGAGGGAGCTAGCCAAAGCCAAAGTTTCAGCAAACCGGGTAGCAACTGTGATAGCTAATGAGTGGAAGGATGAAAATGACAAGGTCATGCCTATCAAGAAATGGCTGGAAGAGAGAAGGCTTTTGCAG GCAGAAATGCAAAGGCTGAGAGACAAACTCGCTGTATCCGAAAGAACAGCTAAGGCAGAAGCACAACTGAAG GAAAAGTTTAAGTTAAGGCTGAACACACTAGAAGAGGGCATAAAGCATGTATCGAGTCTATCTCTTAATCCGGGTGCATCTGGTGTGTCGCCTAAACCTGCAAAAACTAGTAACATCCTCGGATTCTTAACAAATAATGGGGGGCTTAGGAAGAGGTCTAGCTCACAGCCAAGGGCATCTACTGTGAGTAGAAGTACGCCTTTACAGCAACCAAATGCAGACAATGAAAAACCGGATGTTGCTGTAGCATTTAAAAGAGCTGACAGCTTTAAAAAGAAATATGGCTCTGGTGATAACAAGTTGAGAAATAGTCTGTGGGTGTCTAGAAGTAAGATCATTGATAGCACTGGGAAGGAAAACACGGACTTGAAGGTAAATACGGACGCAAATACCGAAAAGCATAAGTTTCAAGATTCCGCAATTTCAGCAGAAATGAAGAACAAGGATTCTGGTAATGACAATTTGCATATCAATACTGAAGGTGAAGATGTAGTTTCCGGGTTTCTGTATGACAGGCTTCAAAAAGAGGTCTTGCATCTAAGGAAATATTGTGAGGCTAAAGATAGCAACTTGGATGCTAAAGATCAAGAAATTCAG ATGCTGATAAAGAAGGTCAACACACTGGCGAAAGCCGTTGAAGTAGAGTCAAAGAAGGTCAAGAGAGAAATGGTGGCAAGAGAGAAGGAAGCAACAGTTTCAACAAAACCGGACAGCAACAAAACCTTTGGTAGTATGAACTCCTCTAAAAG GTAA
- the LOC136206204 gene encoding pentatricopeptide repeat-containing protein At4g16390, chloroplastic has product MAYNLCSSPSSLYQPLCNSFTSSRESKPRTLNSSFRLTSPQLQSRPPLQITHVSLHDPITQETMPDANLSSPDTKKDLSSKSYVWVNPNSPRATQLKQRSYEARYAHLLKMADSLNSCSPNEKDVRDILSGLGDRILNQDAVVVLNNMSNPETALIVLKYFIERLNFDKKVILYNVTLKVFRKCRDLDRAEKLFVEMLDRGIKPDNITFSTMISCSRMSNLPEKAVEWYEKMPSFGLNPDDVTYAAMIDAYGRAGNIEMALTLYDRAREQKWRIDAVTFSTLIKIYGVSGNFDGCLNVYEEMKALAVKPNLVVYNTLLDAMGRAKRPWQAKKIYRDMIDNGFTPSNVTYGAILRAYCRARYGEDALFVYKEMKEKGVDLNAVLYNTLLAMCADLGKVSEALEIFEDMKNSGANPDSWTFSSMITIFSCSGEVSKAESMLNEMLESGYEPNLFVLTSIIQCYGKAQRTDDVVRTFNQLVPLGITPDERFCGCLLNVMTQTPKEELNKLAECIEKANSKLGIVVKLLLSEEGTEANFKKEAAELFDSIGAEVKKAFCNCLMDLCINLDMLEKACELLDLGLTLEIYTDLQSKSSTQWSLHLKSLSFGAALTALHVWINDLSKAHESGEELPPLLGINTGHGKHKYSDKGLASVFESHLKELNAPFHEASDKVGWFLTTKVAAESFLESRKLADVVAV; this is encoded by the coding sequence ATGGCATACAATCTCTGCTCTTCTCCTTCATCTCTCTATCAACCACTCTGCAATTCTTTCACTTCTTCTAGAGAATCTAAACCAAGAACTTTGAATTCTTCTTTTCGACTAACCTCTCCCCAACTTCAATCCAGACCACCTCTCCAAATTACCCATGTCTCTTTACATGACCCAATTACACAAGAAACAATGCCAGATGCGAATTTGAGCTCTCCAGATACCAAAAAGGATTTATCTTCAAAATCTTATGTCTGGGTCAATCCCAATAGCCCCAGAGCTACTCAGCTTAAGCAAAGATCGTATGAAGCTAGGTATGCTCATCTTCTTAAAATGGCAGACTCTTTAAATTCATGTAGCCCTAATGAGAAAGATGTTCGTGACATTTTGAGTGGTTTAGGTGATAGGATTTTGAATCAAGATGCTGTAGTTGTCCTCAATAACATGTCCAACCCAGAAACTGCTTTGATTGTTCTTAAGTATTTCATAGAAAGACTCAACTTTGATAAGAAGGTCATTCTTTATAATGTGACCTTGAAAGTTTTTAGGAAATGTAGGGATTTAGATAGAGCAGAGAAGCTGTTTGTCGAAATGCTTGACAGAGGGATTAAGCCCGATAATATCACATTTTCTACTATGATTAGCTGTTCTAGGATGTCTAATCTTCCTGAGAAGGCTGTGGAATGGTACGAAAAGATGCCAAGCTTTGGGCTTAATCCTGATGATGTTACCTACGCAGCTATGATTGATGCCTATGGCCGGGCTGGTAATATTGAAATGGCTCTGACCTTGTATGACCGTGCTAGAGAACAGAAATGGCGTATTGATGCCGTGACATTTTCCACTTTGATCAAAATTTATGGGGTGTCCGGAAATTTTGATGGGTGCTTGAATGTTTATGAAGAGATGAAGGCTCTGGCTGTTAAACCTAACTTGGTTGTATATAACACTTTGTTAGATGCTATGGGAAGAGCAAAGAGGCCTTGGCAGGCAAAGAAAATTTACAGAGATATGATTGATAATGGTTTCACACCGAGTAATGTGACCTATGGGGCTATATTGCGTGCTTATTGTAGAGCTCGATATGGTGAGGATGCTCTTTTCGTGTACAAAGAGATGAAGGAAAAGGGTGTTGATCTGAATGCTGTTCTTTATAATACCCTATTGGCCATGTGTGCTGATCTTGGCAAAGTCAGTGAAGCTCTTGAGATATTTGAGGACATGAAGAATTCAGGTGCGAATCCTGATAGTTGGACATTTTCATCTATGATTACCATCTTTTCGTGTAGTGGGGAAGTGTCCAAGGCAGAGAGCATGTTGAATGAGATGTTGGAATCAGGCTATGAGCCTAACCTATTTGTTTTGACATCAATTATTCAGTGTTACGGGAAAGCCCAACGCACTGATGATGTTGTGAGGACGTTTAACCAACTGGTCCCATTGGGCATAACTCCAGACGAGCGGTTCTGTGGGTGTCTTCTGAATGTGATGACTCAAACACCAAAGGAAGAACTCAATAAGCTTGCTGAATGTATTGAGAAAGCAAATTCGAAGCTTGGTATTGTGGTAAAACTTCTGCTATCAGAGGAAGGAACCGAGGCGAATTTTAAGAAGGAAGCAGCTGAACTTTTTGATTCTATTGGTGCTGAGGTAAAGAAGGCTTTCTGCAATTGCTTAATGGACCTGTGCATCAACCTTGATATGTTAGAGAAAGCATGTGAGTTACTTGACCTGGGGCTAACGCTTGAAATTTACACAGACTTACAGTCTAAGTCTTCAACACAGTGGTCTTTACATTTAAAAAGTCTCTCTTTCGGGGCTGCCCTTACAGCACTACATGTTTGGATAAATGACTTGTCGAAGGCACACGAATCTGGGGAGGAGCTTCCACCATTGCTCGGGATCAATACTGGACATGGAAAACACAAATACTCCGACAAAGGGTTGGCTTCCGTGTTTGAATCACATTTGAAGGAACTAAATGCTCCATTTCATGAAGCTTCTGATAAGGTTGGTTGGTTCTTAACTACAAAAGTTGCAGCTGAGTCATTTTTAGAATCTAGAAAATTAGCTGATGTAGTTGCTGTCTAG
- the LOC136207155 gene encoding protein PYRICULARIA ORYZAE RESISTANCE 21, translated as MADKKVTIMVIKVDLGCDKCHKKIKKTLCRIPQIHSQLYDEKANTVTVTVVCCSPDKIKKKICCKGGDSIKGIEIKEPPKPKPPPPEKPKEPEKPKEKPKEPEKPKEPEKPKEPEKPKKVVIIEPPKQEAAKPKPPEPAPKAPAPAPAPAPKAPEPAPAPVYLPQVRACCQECYGGYGGGPCYHGFGTVAPCTYEGYGTPAPAPCYEAYGRPVYDSWGGGGGSYYGGCRRGCCGGRCECMSEENPSACSVM; from the exons ATGGCAGACAAG AAAGTTACAATTATGGTGATCAAGGTGGACCTTGGCTGCgataaatgtcacaagaaaATCAAAAAAACATTATGCAGAATCCCTC aaattcatagtcaacTTTATGATGAGAAGGCCAATACTGTGACGGTCACCGTCGTCTGTTGCAGTCCGGacaaaatcaagaagaagatttGCTGCAAAGGCGGTGATTCAATCAAAGGTATTGAAATTAAAGAACCGCCAAAACCCAAACCACCGCCGCCGGAGAAACCCAAAGAACCAGAAAAACCTAAGGAAAAACCAAAAGAACCGGAGAAACCCAAAGAGCCGGAAAAACCCAAAGAGCCGGAGAAGCCTAAGAAGGTCGTTATTATTGAACCTCCTAAACAAGAAGCTGCAAAACCAAAACCACCTGAACCGGCTCCCAAGGCACCGGCACCGGCCCCAGCTCCGGCTCCAAAGGCACCTGAACCGGCCCCAGCCCCGGTTTACCTGCCGCAGGTAAGGGCGTGCTGCCAGGAATGTTATGGAGGATATGGCGGAGGACCGTGTTATCATGGGTTCGGAACAGTGGCTCCATGTACTTATGAAGGATATGGAACTCCGGCACCGGCGCCATGTTATGAGGCTTATGGAAGGCCGGTGTACGATAGCTGGGGCGGTGGCGGTGGAAGTTATTACGGTGGTTGCCGGAGGGGATGTTGTGGGGGGAGATGTGAATGCATGAGTGAAGAAAATCCGAGTGCGTGCAGTGTCATGTAA